The following DNA comes from Kitasatospora sp. NBC_01287.
GCGGCGATCGCCTCCAGCGTGGTGGACATGCCCACCAGCTCGCCGCCGATCACCCGGGCCATCCGCACCTCGGCCGGGGTCTCGTAGTGCGGGCCGCGGAACTGCACGTAGACGGCCTCGTCCAGGCTCGGGTCCACCTCGCGGCAGAGCTCGCGCAGCCGCTTGGAGTAGAGGTCGGTGAGGTCGACGAAGTTGGCGCCGACGATCGGGGAGTCCGCGGTCAGGTTGATGTGGTCGCTGATCAGCACCGGCTGGCCGGGCACCCAGCCCTCCCGCAGGCCGCCGCAGCCGTTGGTCAGCACGATGGTCCCGCAGCCCGCCGCGGCGGCGGTGCGCACGCCGTGCACCACGGTCGCCACGCCGTGGCCCTCGTAGTAGTGGTTGCGGCCCAGGAAGATCAGGGCGCGCTTGTCGCCTATCTTCACCGAGCGGATCTTGCCGGCGTGGCCGGCGACGGCGGGGGCGGGGAAGCCCGGGAGCTCCGTGATCGGGAACTCGGCGTTCCCTTCGTCACGGGGATCGCCCAGGGCGTCCGCGGCCGGCACCCAGCCCGACCCCATCACCAGGGCGACGTCGTGCTGCTCGACACCGGTCAGCTCGCGCAGGCGGGCAGCGGCGGCCTGAGCGGCGGCGTAGGGGTCGGCGGACACGGCGGTCTGAGGAGAAGCGTTCACACGGCTGAGGATAGTCAACAAATCCCTACGCGCGTAGAACCAGCCCGGCGCGCTGTCCGGATCGTTACCAGGTTGACCTGAAAACACTGGCCGCGGCCGGTTCGCCGGGCCCCGTTTCGGAGGATCCGCCAGTGGCCGGCGGGCTTTACCCCGGCATGGCGTTCGGCCGGGCCCGCCGCGCGCCCGCGGTACGGCCGCCGCGCGGCCTCAGCAGGGTCGGCGGCGCAGGTCCAGCACGTAGTCATGGGGCGCGCCGGCGCTCTCCGCGGCGTCCGCGATCAGGCCGAGGTAGCGCGCGGCCGGCAGCCCGCCCTCGTAGTCGTTCAGCACGTAGGTCCAGACCGGGACGTCCCCGTCCAGCGTGTGCGCGCGCAGCCGTACCTTGCGGTAGATGCCCAGCTGCAGGCCCTCCCAGCGGTCCAGGCCGTCCTCGTCCATCGGCGACACGTCGTAGAGCGAGACGAAGACCTGGTCCTTCTCGTCCTCCACCACGGTGGCCAGTGAGCCCTCCCAGCCGAGCTGCTCGCCGCCGAAGGTCAGCCGCCAGCCGTCCAGCCAGCCGGTGCCGCGCAGGGGGGAGTGCGGCGCGCGGCGGCTCATCTGCCGGGCGTCGAGGTTCGTGGCGTACGCGGCGTAGAGCGACATGGGCGTCAGCCTACGGGAGTTGGCGAACGGATCAAGGGCGGGGCGGCCGGGCCGCCACCGCGGCCCTTCGGTGATGCGCACAAATCAACGGGCCGGTGCTCGCTTCGAACTCGGTGTGCGGGACAATGGTGCACGTGACTCGGATCGTGATCATCGGTGGCGGACCCGGCGGATACGAGGCGGCCCTGGTGGCGGCCCAGCTCGGCGCGGAGGTGACCGTCGTCGACCGCGACGGACTGGGCGGGGCGGCGGTGCTGACGGACTGCGTGCCGTCCAAGACGCTGATCGCGACGGCCGAGGTGATGACCGGCTTCGACGCCTCCTACCAGGAGCTCGGCATCACGCTCGCCTGCGACCGGCCGAACGGCGAGGGCGGCGAGCGGGCGATCAGCGTCGACCTCGGCAAGGTCAACCGGCGCGTCAAGCGGCTGGCGATCGCCCAGTCGCACGACATCACCCAGTCCGTCACCCGGGCCGGCGTCACCGTGCTGCGCGGTACAGGGCGGCTCGGCGCCGGCGGCCAGGCGGCGGACGGCTCGCGCGAGGTGATCGTGCGGGCCGCCGACGGCAGCACCCAGTCGGTGCGCGCCGACGCGGTGCTGATCGCCAGCGGCGTGCACCCGCGCGAGGCGCCGGACGCGCTCCCGGACGGCGAGCGGATCCTGAACTGGAAGCAGGTCTACGACCTGGAGGAGCTGCCCCGCGAGCTGATCGTGGTCGGCTCCGGTGTCACCGGCGCCGAGTTCGCCGGCGCCTACCAGGCGCTCGGCTCCAAGGTCACCCTGGTCTCCAGCCGCGACCGGGTGCTGCCGGGCGAGGACCCGGACGCCGCCGAGGTGCTGGAGGACGTCTTCCGCCGCCGCGGCATGAACGTGATGAGCCGGCTGCGGGCCGAGAGCGCCAAGCGGGTGGGCGACCGGGTGGAGGTCACCCTCTCGGACGGCCGGGTGATCAGTGGCACGCACTGCCTGATCGCGATCGGCGCGATCCCCAACACCGCGGACATGGGGCTGGAGGAGGCCGGGGTCAAGCTCAACGACTGGGGCCAGATCGTGGTGGACCGGGTCTCGCGCACCAGCGCCCCCGGCGTCTACGCGGCCGGCGACTGCACCGGCGTCTTCATGCTCGCCTCGGTCGCCGCGATGCAGGGCCGGATCGCGATGTACCACGCGCTGGGCGACGCGGTGCAGCCGCTGAACCTGAAGACCATCGCCTCCAACATCTTCACCGACCCGGAGATCGCCACCGTCGGCTACACCGCCGCCGACGTCTCCTGCGGGAAGATGGACGCCGTCGAGATCAAGCTGCCGCTGC
Coding sequences within:
- a CDS encoding purine-nucleoside phosphorylase, which codes for MNASPQTAVSADPYAAAQAAAARLRELTGVEQHDVALVMGSGWVPAADALGDPRDEGNAEFPITELPGFPAPAVAGHAGKIRSVKIGDKRALIFLGRNHYYEGHGVATVVHGVRTAAAAGCGTIVLTNGCGGLREGWVPGQPVLISDHINLTADSPIVGANFVDLTDLYSKRLRELCREVDPSLDEAVYVQFRGPHYETPAEVRMARVIGGELVGMSTTLEAIAAREAGSEVLGISLVTNLAAGITGEPLNHAEVLEAGKASAERMGTLLAKVMERI
- a CDS encoding gamma-glutamylcyclotransferase yields the protein MSLYAAYATNLDARQMSRRAPHSPLRGTGWLDGWRLTFGGEQLGWEGSLATVVEDEKDQVFVSLYDVSPMDEDGLDRWEGLQLGIYRKVRLRAHTLDGDVPVWTYVLNDYEGGLPAARYLGLIADAAESAGAPHDYVLDLRRRPC
- a CDS encoding NAD(P)H-quinone dehydrogenase, coding for MVHVTRIVIIGGGPGGYEAALVAAQLGAEVTVVDRDGLGGAAVLTDCVPSKTLIATAEVMTGFDASYQELGITLACDRPNGEGGERAISVDLGKVNRRVKRLAIAQSHDITQSVTRAGVTVLRGTGRLGAGGQAADGSREVIVRAADGSTQSVRADAVLIASGVHPREAPDALPDGERILNWKQVYDLEELPRELIVVGSGVTGAEFAGAYQALGSKVTLVSSRDRVLPGEDPDAAEVLEDVFRRRGMNVMSRLRAESAKRVGDRVEVTLSDGRVISGTHCLIAIGAIPNTADMGLEEAGVKLNDWGQIVVDRVSRTSAPGVYAAGDCTGVFMLASVAAMQGRIAMYHALGDAVQPLNLKTIASNIFTDPEIATVGYTAADVSCGKMDAVEIKLPLRGNPRAKMQGIRDGFVKLFCRPGTGIVVGGVVVAPRASELIHSISLAVDNNLTVEQVASAFTVYPSLSGSTAEAARQLHIRKRAESES